A region of Anoplopoma fimbria isolate UVic2021 breed Golden Eagle Sablefish chromosome 24, Afim_UVic_2022, whole genome shotgun sequence DNA encodes the following proteins:
- the gusb gene encoding beta-glucuronidase, producing MRPRMLRVLCLLAVLEAACLRPAGMLFPRETSSRERRELSGLWSFRADASRSRNEGFDRAWYRRPLSETGPVIDMPVPASYNDITQDPTLRDFIGWVWYEREVVVPARWIADVGTRVVLRVGSAHYYSVVWVNGVKVMEHNGGHLPFEAEIGDLIRNYTTQPCRITVAVNNTLTQETLPPGSIRHMDDRTRYPDGYFVQNIFFDFFNYAGIHRPVLLYTTPQAYVDDITVVTDFLDNTGFVKYKVSVQGATSSTLNVTLMDKDGHCVAFSSKPSGVLKVTDVKLWWPYLMHDNPGYLYSLEVRLMAADEKSECEDVYTLPVGIRTVNVTSTQFLINNKPFYFHGVNKHEDSDIRGKGLDWPLIVKDFNLLKWLGANSFRTSHYPYAEEIMQMCDRHGIVVIDEAPGVGIKDIRNFGNASLTHHLAVMDELVRRDKNHASVVMWSVANEPAAEMSPAEFYFKTLIKHTKDLDPTRPVTYITSSNFARDKGAPYVDVICVNSYFSWYNDPGHLEVIPIQLNTQFENWYGKYKKPIIQTEYGADAVPGLHNDPPVMFTEEYQKMLLKSYHKVFDQKRKQYVIGELIWNFADFMTSQGLIRVVGNKKGIFDRQRQPKAAAFLLRERYWRLANETGRLPPWTKYPCSL from the exons ATGAGGCCCAGGATGCTCCGTGTGCTGTGCCTGTTGGCGGTGTTGGAGGCAGCGTGTCTGCGGCCCGCCGGCATGCTGTTCCCCCGGGAGACCTCCTCCAGGGAGCGGAGGGAGCTGAGCGGCCTGTGGAGCTTCAGGGCAGACGCGTCCCGCAGCAGGAACGAGGGCTTCGACAGGGCATGGTACAGACGACCGCTCTCAGAG ACGGGCCCAGTGATTGACATGCCAGTTCCTGCCAGCTACAATGACATCACCCAGGACCCCACACTGAGAGACTTCATCGGCTGGGTTTGGTATGAGCGAGAGGTGGTGGTGCCTGCCCGCTGGATCGCCGACGTAGGAACAAGAGTTGTTCTCAGAGTGGGAAGTGCTCACTATTATTCAGTAGTG TGGGTGAATGGGGTTAAGGTGATGGAGCACAATGGTGGCCATCTTCCTTTTGAGGCTGAGATAGGCGATTTAATCCGCAACTACACAACTCAGCCGTGCAGGATCACCGTCGCTGTCAACAACACTCTGACTCAGGAAACTCTACCACCAGGAAGCATCCGGCACATGGACGACCGCACCAG GTATCCTGATGGATATTTTGTGCAAAACATCTTCTTTGATTTCTTCAACTATGCTGGCATACATCGCCCTGTATTGCTGTACACTACTCCTCAGGCTTATGTGGATGACATCACCGTGGTGACTGACTTCTTGGATAACACTG GTTTTGTCAAATACAAGGTATCAGTCCAAGGTGCCACCTCATCCACCCTGAACGTCACTTTAATGGACAAAGATGGCCACTGTGTTGCCTTCTCCAGCAAACCATCTGGAGTCCTCAAAGTAACGGATGTCAAATTGTGGTGGCCGTACTTGATGCATGACAACCCAGGTTACCTTTACTCTTTGGAG GTTCGCTTAATGGCAGCCGATGAGAAATCGGAGTGCGAGGACGTGTATACTCTACCAGTTGGCATCCGCACAGTCAACGTCACCAGCACCCAGTTCCTCATCAACAACAAGCCCTTCTATTTCCATGGAGTCAATAAACACGAGGACTCTGAT ATTCGAGGTAAAGGCTTGGACTGGCCCCTCATTGTCAAGGACTTCAACTTATTGAAATGGTTGGGGGCCAACTCGTTCCGTACCAGCCACTACCCCTATGCAGAGGAGATCATGCAGATGTGCGACCGCCACGGCATCGTGGTGATAGATGAGGCCCCGGGCGTTGGCATCAAAGACAT TCGCAATTTTGGAAACGCCTCCCTGACCCATCACCTGGCTGTCATGGACGAGCTTGTACGTCGGGACAAGAACCACGCctctgtggtcatgtggtctgtaGCCAATGAGCCGGCTGCAGAGATGTCCCCTGCTGAGTTCTATTTCAA gaCCTTGATAAAACATACCAAAGATCTGGATCCAACCAGGCCCGTCACTTATATCACATCCAGTAACTTTGCCAGGGATAAGGGG GCTCCCTATGTGGATGTCATCTGCGTAAACAGTTACTTCTCCTGGTACAATGACCCAGGCCACCTAGAGGTCATCCCCATCCAGCTCAACACTCAGTTTGAGAACTGGTATGGAAAGTACAAGAAACCCATCATCCAGACAGAGTATGGAGCCGATGCGGTGCCGGGGCTTCACAAT gatcCCCCCGTGATGTTTACTGAAGAGTACCAGAAAATGCTCCTGAAGAGCTACCACAAAGTGTTCGACCAGAAGAGGAAGCAGTATGTCATCGGTGAACTCATCTGGAACTTTGCAGACTTCATGACTTCTCAAG GGCTCATCCGTGTGGTGGGCAACAAGAAGGGTATCTTCGACAGGCAGAGGCAGCCCAAAGCAGCAGCCTTTCTCCTGAGGGAGAGGTACTGGAGACTGGCCAATGAAACAGGCAGACTACCTCCCTGGACCAAGTACCCTTGCTCACTCTGA